One Rosa chinensis cultivar Old Blush chromosome 5, RchiOBHm-V2, whole genome shotgun sequence genomic region harbors:
- the LOC112202426 gene encoding UBP1-associated protein 2C, producing MDPTKKRKLDENGVVLDTDPSIPKLDREDARKIIERFTPDQLIDVLLDAISRHSDVLDAVRLIADPDTAQRKLFIRGLGWDTTTEGLRSLFSAYGELEEAIVILDKNTGKSKGYGFVTFKHVDAAYLALKEPSKKIDGRMTVTQLAAAGNQGSTTASVNPVDVSLRKIYVANVPYEMAADKLLAHFAQYGEVEEGPLGFDKQTGKCKGYALFVYKSPEGAQKALVDPIKNIEGRQLNCKFASDGKKPKMGGGGADGGAGQGSVGGPNAHGDGMGMAPPSSMPGQYGGPGGFGYGGFSGGQPPLGHHPLGGPGLSSVGNQGPGSGGYGSGLGGAYNYGGPGSTGYGLGGAGGLGGVGGAGLGSGGLGGGAPGSGTGGTGSSLYGLPPSSGGLPSGRYPDGGPYGLSAFQNQHHQPGTSPLPRVPPGGMYPNAPYY from the coding sequence ATGGACCCAACCAAGAAGCGCAAGCTCGACGAGAACGGCGTCGTTTTGGACACCGACCCCTCCATCCCCAAGCTCGATCGCGAAGACGCCCGGAAAATCATCGAGCGATTCACCCCCGATCAGCTCATCGACGTCCTCCTCGACGCCATCTCCCGCCACTCCGACGTCCTCGACGCCGTCCGATTGATCGCCGATCCCGACACCGCCCAGCGCAAGCTCTTCATCCGCGGCCTCGGCTGGGACACCACCACCGAGGGCCTCCGCAGCCTCTTCTCCGCCTACGGCGAGCTCGAGGAAGCCATCGTCATTCTCGACAAGAACACCGGCAAGAGCAAAGGCTACGGCTTCGTCACCTTCAAGCACGTCGACGCCGCCTACCTCGCCCTCAAGGAGCCCAGCAAGAAGATCGACGGCCGCATGACCGTCACCCAGCTCGCCGCCGCCGGCAACCAGGGCTCCACCACCGCCTCCGTCAACCCCGTCGACGTCTCGCTCCGGAAGATCTACGTGGCCAATGTGCCGTATGAGATGGCGGCGGATAAGCTGCTGGCGCATTTCGCACAGTACGGCGAGGTTGAGGAGGGGCCGCTAGGGTTTGATAAGCAGACCGGCAAGTGCAAAGGCTATGCTTTGTTTGTGTACAAGTCTCCGGAGGGTGCGCAGAAGGCCCTGGTTGATCCGATTAAGAACATTGAGGGGAGGCAGTTGAATTGTAAGTTTGCTAGCGATGGGAAGAAGCCCAAGATGGGTGGCGGCGGTGCCGACGGTGGTGCCGGTCAGGGGTCCGTGGGTGGACCCAATGCCCATGGAGATGGGATGGGGATGGCTCCGCCGTCGTCGATGCCTGGGCAGTATGGCGGGCCCGGTGGGTTTGGGTATGGGGGGTTTTCGGGTGGCCAACCTCCGTTGGGGCATCATCCTCTGGGTGGACCGGGGCTGTCATCTGTGGGAAATCAGGGGCCGGGGAGTGGTGGGTATGGTTCTGGGCTGGGTGGTGCTTATAATTACGGTGGGCCGGGTTCTACAGGATATGGTTTGGGTGGTGCTGGTGGGTTGGGTGGAGTTGGTGGTGCTGGACTAGGTAGTGGAGGCCTGGGTGGTGGAGCTCCTGGTAGCGGCACTGGTGGTACTGGGTCGTCTTTGTATGGATTGCCACCGAGCTCAGGTGGGTTGCCTTCTGGTAGGTATCCTGATGGTGGACCTTATGGCCTGTCAGCATTTCAGAATCAACACCACCAGCCAGGTACATCGCCCTTGCCAAGGGTTCCTCCTGGGGGAATGTATCCCAATGCACCGTATTACTGA
- the LOC112165035 gene encoding uncharacterized protein LOC112165035: MMDLKFKGPKWVGNIYQKFEAICHEVDDIVKQDTIKYVENQMHSVGKNVKKLCSDLLPPLGNPVKHVAEVVVIEKNATVSTTTTKSFQEKSVDATEKQSSTEPNIIDPVTSQPSLASSEHHLGDQLSSLTSMDNLEESDSNLSIGKVDDILTNENSAVDKPILSKLTSPGGEEHIAESSVHSKYENRQADFSEVETSTGELEQKSRHDNFSAEVECVSGVSTVMVSKMEPKVMDPENQLNLVSCQSHLLEQLSSPTSMDTLEGSESILCMGKIDGNLTNENSDANKEEFSTKEYAPILLESTSSGVVEHITMSSIGVSDQRNDENKHAVLSTFGPETPVHEGEFESLQNWTLWDDYVDEIECVSGALNSTSEMSFSVVSAENTTEDVVLASFSRSNAKESLRISENSPEKLTQEAMFCHNSVEGVSFVSNFSDVARETSAHSLEFESQLDSTAWDSFANETECNSGGANTTSGMVSSGENSIEEVGLTSFNCSNAKPLRVSEDSPQKLSTEALLCPNSSEVAGCVCDMSEVVCDNSAHGVESEFQLSSPAWDEFSDDIQCVSGASKDTSEVACSVVPGENAAAEIGLPSFGSSNAKEFLKFTENSPELLSVEVMFCHSSGGYARCVSDSSDGFSSSAPALTVSSKTKDTEVRLSSFSSVLSIEEGTSRITETMPLTVPSGKQQVKICESVQHEAVVSSADTGCLDESSSDIAYCHMESIDLHDKVKIEESCVNVEDSVLHAISQRARKQRSYKKQIQDAFTSKKRLVKEYEQLAIWFGDTGLDSSQEATSNKENSGTHHAGDSEWELL, translated from the exons ATGATGGATTTAAAATTCAAAGGTCCAAAATGGGTCGGAAACATTTACCAGAAGTTTGAAGCAATCTGCCATGAGGTGGATGATATTGTAAAACAG GATACAATTAAATATGTGGAAAACCAGATGCATTCAGTGGGTAAAAATGTGAAGAAACTCTGTTCTGATCTACTTCCTCCTTTAGGGAATCCTGTCAAACATGTGGCTGAAGTTGTGGTTATTGAAAAGAATGCTACTGTTAGTACTACGACAACGAAAAGCTTTCAGGAAAAGTCTGTTGATGCAACTGAAAAGCAATCATCTACAGAGCCCAATATAATAGATCCTGTGACAAGCCAGCCGAGTCTTGCCTCAAGTGAACATCACCTTGGGGACCAACTTAGTTCTCTAACTTCTATGGATAATCTTGAGGAGTCAGACTCCAACTTAAGCATAGGAAAGGTTGACGACATTCTGACAAATGAAAACTCGGCCGTGGACAAACCAATTCTGTCAAAGTTAACTTCTCCTGGTGGTGAAGAACATATTGCAGAGTCATCAGTTCATAGTAAATATGAAAACAGACAGGCAGATTTTTCTGAGGTTGAAACCTCCACTGGTGAATTGGAGCAAAAATCAAGGCATGATAACTTTTCTGCTGAAGTTGAGTGTGTGTCTGGTGTTTCAACTGTAATGGTCTCCAAAATGGAGCCCAAAGTAATGGATCCAGAAAACCAGCTGAATCTTGTCTCTTGCCAATCTCACCTTTTAGAGCAACTCAGTTCTCCGACTTCCATGGATACTCTTGAAGGCTCAGAGTCAATCTTATGCATGGGAAAAATTGATGGCAATTTGACAAATGAAAACTCAGATGCGAACAAAGAAGAATTTTCCACAAAGGAGTATGCACCTATATTGCTGGAGTCGACCTCTTCTGGTGTGGTAGAACACATTACGATGTCATCAATTGGGGTATCTGATCAAAGAAATGATGAAAATAAACATGCTGTTTTGTCTACGTTTGGACCTGAAACCCCAGTACATGAAGGGGAGTTTGAATCTCTGCAAAACTGGACCCTTTGGGATGACTATGTTGATGAAATTGAATGCGTTTCTGGTGCTTTGAATTCCACTTCTGAAATGTCCTTTTCAGTTGTCTCTGCGGAGAATACTACAGAGGATGTTGTACTTGCATCCTTCAGCAGATCCAATGCAAAGGAATCTCTTAGGATCTCTGAAAATTCACCTGAAAAGTTAACCCAGGAAGCAATGTTTTGTCATAACTCTGTTGAGGGGGTCAGTTTTGTCTCTAATTTCTCTGATGTTGCGCGTGAAACCTCAGCACATAGTTTGGAGTTTGAATCTCAGCTAGACTCGACTGCTTGGGATAGCTTTGCAAATGAAACTGAGTGTAATTCTGGTGGTGCAAATACAACTTCTGGAATGGTCTCCTCAGGGGAGAATTCTATAGAGGAGGTTGGCTTAACATCCTTCAACTGCTCCAATGCCAAACCACTAAGGGTCTCTGAGGATTCACCTCAAAAGTTATCCACAGAAGCATTGTTATGTCCTAATTCTAGTGAGGTGGCTGGTTGTGTTTGTGATATGTCTGAGGTCGTATGTGACAATTCAGCACATGGCGTGGAGTCTGAATTCCAGCTAAGCTCGCCAGCTTGGGATGAGTTTTCTGATGATATCCAATGTGTTTCTGGTGCTTCAAAAGATACTTCTGAAGTAGCCTGTTCAGTAGTCCCTGGAGAGAATGCTGCAGCGGAGATTGGACTTCCGTCCTTCGGCAGTTCCAATGCAAAGGAATTTCTTAAGTTCACTGAAAATTCACCTGAATTGTTATCTGTGGAAGTCATGTTTTGTCATAGTTCTGGTGGCTACGCTAGATGTGTTTCTGATAGCTCGGATGGATTCTCATCATCAGCTCCAGCCCTAACTGTGTCCAGTAAGACTAAGGACACTGAAGTTCGACTCTCTTCATTCAGCAGTGTGCTATCGATTG AAGAAGGCACTTCCAGAATCACAGAGACCATGCCTCTGACAGTACCTTCTGGAAAACAGCAAGTCAAGATCTGTGAGTCCGTTCAACATGAGGCTGTAGTGTCCTCTGCAGATACTG GATGTTTGGATGAATCAAGTTCTGATATTGCTTACTGTCACATGGAAAGCATTGACTTGCATGATAAGGTGAAGATTGAGGAAAGCTGTGTCAATGTAGAGGATAGTGTACTTCATGCTATTTCTCAGAGAGCAAGAAAGCAAAGATCATACAAG AAACAAATCCAGGATGCTTTTACATCAAAGAAGAGGTTGGTGAAGGAGTACGAACAGCTAGCGATTTGGTTTGGAGATACTGGTTTAGATTCCAGCCAAGAAGCAACTTCTAACAAGGAAAATTCGGGAACTCATCATGCAGGCGACTCTGAATGGGAGCTTCTGTAA
- the LOC112165036 gene encoding protein trichome birefringence-like 31, protein MTKQVSLDRRIQSLLPVALASLLVLGTTRLFLDTLKSNHSFVFQLYGRSRGQGERPAVIVSPEDCIDESCNVFEGKWVWDNESYAPHYTEESCPYLVKQVTCQKNGRPDSYYKNWRWQPNDCSLPRFDPLKLLQILRGKRLMFVGDSVQRGQFESMVCMVQSILPQRKKSLQRVPPRKIFTIKEFDASIEYYWAPFIVESISDHATKHTVLKRLVKLDSIAKHGKHWEGVDILVFESYVWWMHKPTINATYGSPNDVQEYNVTTAYKLALQTWAEWLESSINPERQKVFFMSMSPTHLWSWEWRPGSDENCYNESYPIQGSYWGTGSNTKIMDIIDDTLQDLKVKVTFLNITQLSEYRKDAHTSVYGERKGKLLTKEQRSDPKNFADCIHWCLPGVPDTWNEILYAHLLKSHQNFL, encoded by the exons ATGACAAAGCAGGTCTCTCTTGATCGTCGCATCCAATCGCTCCTCCCTGTTGCATTGGCTTCTCTGCTTGTCCTTGGGACCACCCGACTATTCCTGGACACGTTGAAGAGCAACCACAGTTTTGTGTTTCAGCTATATGGCAGGTCAAGAGGTCAAGGAGAGAGACCAGCAGTGATTGTTTCCCCCGAGGACTGCATTGATGAAAGTTGTAATGTTTTTGAAGGAAAATGGGTATGGGATAACGAGTCATATGCTCCTCACTATACAGAAGAGAGCTGCCCCTACTTGGTGAAACAGGTTACATGTCAAAAGAATGGTAGGCCTGATTCTTACTACAAGAATTGGAGATGGCAACCCAATGACTGCAGCCTCCCAAG GTTTGATCCATTGAAGCTACTACAGATTTTGAGAGGCAAAAGACTAATGTTTGTTGGAGACTCAGTACAGAGAGGCCAGTTTGAATCCATGGTCTGTATGGTACAATCTATACTTCCTCAACGAAAGAAATCGCTCCAAAGGGTTCCACCTAGGAAGATATTCACAATCAAG GAGTTCGATGCCTCCATTGAGTACTACTGGGCTCCCTTTATTGTGGAGTCAATTTCAGATCATGCAACGAAGCATACTGTACTAAAACGGTTGGTGAAGCTCGATTCCATAGCTAAGCATGGCAAGCACTGGGAAGGAGTAGATATTTTGGTGTTTGAGAGCTATGTATGGTGGATGCACAAGCCTACAATCAATGCCAC ATATGGATCTCCAAACGATGTCCAAGAATATAATGTCACTACTGCATATAAATTGGCATTACAGACTTGGGCAGAATGGTTAGAATCAAGTATAAACCCAGAAAGGCAAAAGGTCTTCTTCATGAGTATGTCTCCAACACATCTATG GAGCTGGGAATGGAGGCCTGGCAGTGATGAAAACTGCTACAATGAGTCCTATCCAATTCAAGGTTCATATTGGGGTACTGGTTCGAACACCAAAATCATGGATATTATAGATGATACGTTGCAGGATTTGAAAGTTAAGGTTACATTTTTGAACATCACACAATTGTCTGAGTACAGAAAAGATGCACACACATCAGTTTATGGGGAACGCAAGGGCAAGCTCCTGACGAAGGAACAAAGATCTGATCCAAAAAACTTTGCCGATTGCATTCACTGGTGCTTACCTGGAGTTCCAGATACATGGAACGAAATTTTGTACGCACATTTGTTAAAGAGTCACCAAAATTTTTTGTAA